The sequence CGTCGAGTCGGCGGATGCGATTGGCGCGTTCACGCCCGACCTGAACACCAACTTCACGGCCTGTATGGTCGGCACTCACTACGGCTGTCGAACCGTCCTCCGGATCGACGAGGACTACCGCGAAGACATCTACAAGAAGTACGCCGCGGACGTCGACGAGATCGTCTATCCGGAGCGACTGGGCGCTGCGGGCGCAAAGACCGCTCTCCTCGGTGGCGACTTCAACGTCGTGTCCGATCTCGCGTCGAACCTCCAGTTGACCGTTCTGGAGGTCGGCGAGAATTCACCAGCGGTCGGCAAGCGGATGAGCGAACTCGAGTTGCCGGATTCCGTTCGGATCTACGCACACGGTCGTGCGCGCGAGCCGTTGACGATTCCACTTCCGGGGACGGAACTGGCGGCAGGTGACGAAGTCGCACTCATCGCCGACGCGGATCGGGTGGAGGCGGTACGGGAGACGCTCGTCTCGGTGGATGCGTAAGGCGGATGTGCGTCCTCTCGGGCCGGGGACCGAATCGCACATCGGCCCCGTATCGCATCCGAGTCTCGACGCTGTCAGCTGCTCGTTCAGTTGTCATCACGAAAGATACCGACTGTGACGGACCAGTAGGGTCCGTTCGATCGGTCGCACCTCGATCACCGCGAACCAGATTCGGCTCGACCCAACGGGATCGAACCCCGGCCGAACGACGGCGGGCCGGTGTGGCCCGCGACACCAGCGCGGGGATGAACACGCCGACGTCGGACCGCGTTCGGCACGCGACGGCGCGCGGACGGGGTGGATGGGGGTTGATCGCCGTTCGTGCGCGCCATTCGTTCCGTTACCCTGCTGTGGCATAAAACCGCGTCAGACGACCGACTGACGGGAGTCAGACGCGCTGTCAGTGGCCCAGAAACGGGAGTCTCACACGGTCTGTTCGGTATTCACTCGAGCAGATCGACCTACTTGCGCCGACGGCTGCCGGCGGCGTGACTGGGGGTCAGAACGCACGTCACGGTGGACGACGGCCTCGAGAATCCCGGCTCGCTGGAATTTGCCGGCCAGTATAAAGGATTGCGACCGTAGGTTCAGGTGATGTATCAGGACGTCCTCGTTCCGACAGACGGAAGCGACGGCACGCGGGAACCGCTCAGTCACGGACTCGCGGTCGCCGATCGATTCGACGCGACGGTTCACGCACTCTCGGTCGTTCCGGATGGGCCGTTCGGGGCCGACGGCGAGGCGGCCATCGAAACAGCCAACCGGGCGGTCGAGCGCGTCGACACCGAGGCCCAGCAGGCTGGGCTCGAGACCGTGACCGCCGTCGAGCGCGGCGTCCCGCACGAAGAGATCCTCGCGTACGTGGCCGACAACGACGTCGACATGATCGTGATGGGGACGCAGGGCCGAACCGGCCTCGATCGCGTCCTCCTTGGCAGCGTCGCCGAGCGCGTCCTCAGGCTGGCAGACGTGCCGGTCGTCACCGTTCGCTCGACGGGCGACCTCCGCGTCGAGGACGCGACAGCGGCCGAAACCATCGCCCGGGAGGAGGCCTCGCACGAAGGATACGACGACGTCGACGTCCGCGACGAGCCACACAGGACGTCTGCGTCGTGGATCGTCCCGGTCGAGGCCGACGGCGACTCCCTGCACGTTCACGTCGACGCGGTCTCCGGCGAGGCTCGAGTGGCCGGCTCCGGCGGACCCGACTGACGAGTGTCTGCCCATCTGTCGTCAGCGTGGACAGGATGGGGCGGCTCGAGCCGTCTGGCCCGGGAAGCCGTGTCGATCGGCACGTCGGTATCGGATCGTATCTGTGCAGAATAACAATGTAAATCCTTTTGGCGGCTGACGAATCAGTGTAAAGCAGGCATGGCAAACCTTGTCAACAACGTCGCGTCCACCGTTCGCGAGTTCGGCTCGAACGCCGCGATCTGGTACGACGGGACCGAGATCAGTTACGAGGAGTTGTGGGCACAGACGGGTGCCTTCGCGGCGGGACTGAGAGAGCGGGGAATCGACGCTGGCGATCGCGTCGCGATCTACCTCCCGAACGTTCCGCAGTTCGTGCTCGCGTTCCACGGGACGCTCCGGGCGGGCGGGGTCGTCGTCCCGATGAATCCCCAGTACCGCTCACGCGAGATCAGTCACCTGCTCGGTGACAGCGAGGCGACGGTCGTCGTCACGCTGGCCGACCTCGTCCCTGTCGTCGAACAGGTACGCGAGGAGACGGCCGTCGAGCACGTCGTCAGTGTCGGAGGAGACGCCGAGGGAGCGACTCCCTTCGAGGAGTTCCTCGCGCCGGGCGATCCAGACGTGGTCGAGCGCGAACCAGACGACGTCGCGGTCCAGCCGTACACGAGCGGCACGACCGGCCAGCCCAAGGGCGTTCAGCTCACCCACGAGAATCTGTCGTCGAACGCCAAGTCGGCGGCCGAACTCATCCCCGAGGGCTGTCGACCCGACGACAAACAGATCGGCGTCTTGCCGCTGTTTCACATCTACGGGATGACCGTCGTGATGAACGTCGCGCTGTTCAACGGCGCGGCCTACTATCCCCGACCCGAGTGGGACGTCGAGGACGCTGTCTCGCTCGTCGAAGCCGAGGAGATCACGATCTTCCACGGCGTGCCGGCGATGTACAACGACATCATCAACCAGCCCGACGCCGAGTCGTTCGACTTCTCGTCGGTTCGGATGTGCGGCGTCGGCGGCTCCGGCATCCCCGCCGAGGTCCTGCGGACGTTCGAGGAACTCTACGAACCGAAGGTCTACGAGGGCTACGGGCTGACCGAGACGAGCCCAGTCACCCACTTCAACAGCCCACTCTCCGGCCGACGCGTCGGCAGCATCGGCAAGACGGTTCCCGGCGTGGACTCGAGGGTCGTCGACGGCTCCTTCGAAGCGGTTCCGCCGGTCGAGGAGGGGCCGGTCGACGAAGACGAGGTCGACTTAGACGAGATCACCGGCGAGATCGTCGTCGCCGGCCCCAACGTCATGACGGGCTACGACGGGTTGCCGGGAGCGAACGCCGAGGCGTTCACCGAAGCCGACGGAAAACGCTGGTTCCACACCGGCGACGTCGGCTACCACGACGAGGACGGCTTCTTCTACGTCGTCGACCGCGAGAAACACATGATCGTTACCGGCGGCTACAACGTCTATCCGCGCGAGGTCGAAGAACTCCTCTTCGAGCACCCGGGCGTCGCCGACGCCGCCGTCGCGGGTATCCCCGACGACCGCCGCGGCGAGACCGTCAAGGCGTTCATCGTTCCGACGCCAGACGCCGAGGTGACCGAAGACGAGATTCAGGAGTACTGCCTCGAGCGGCTCGCGGCCTACAAACACCCACGCGAGGTCGAGTTCGTCGACGAACTCCCGCGCACCACGACCGGCAAGGTCCAGAAGTTCAAACTCGCCGGGGAGGGTGACGACTGATGTCGCTTGGAGACGCCGTCCTCCTGGAACGAGAGGACCACGTTGCCCGGATCACCCTCAACCAGCCAGACCGCAAGAACGCCCTCTCCTCGGCGATCAGCGACGGCCTGATCGAGGCCCTCGACGAACTCGAGGGCAGCGACGCCCGCGTGATCGTCATCCAGGGAGCCGGTGGCGCGTTCTGTGCCGGCGGTGACGTCGAGCGGATGGTCGAGGGCATCGAAGGCGACACGCCAGCAGACGAGCGGGCCCGGGCGCTCGAGCGCTCGACGACGGAGCTGTTCGGTCGCCTCGTTCGGTTTACGATCCCGACGGTGGCCGCGATCGACGGTCCTGCAGTGGGTGCGGGGGCGAACCTCGCACTCGCCTGTGACGTGCAACTGGCGAGCGACCGGGCGGTGTTCGGGTTCGTCTTCCGACAGGTCGGACTGAGCCTCGACGCCGGTACCTCCTA is a genomic window of Natrarchaeobaculum aegyptiacum containing:
- a CDS encoding enoyl-CoA hydratase-related protein, which gives rise to MSLGDAVLLEREDHVARITLNQPDRKNALSSAISDGLIEALDELEGSDARVIVIQGAGGAFCAGGDVERMVEGIEGDTPADERARALERSTTELFGRLVRFTIPTVAAIDGPAVGAGANLALACDVQLASDRAVFGFVFRQVGLSLDAGTSYLLPRVVGENVARELALTGDIFGADRAEEIGLVNHVYPEDEFDEEVDAFLEKIVSGPPIALRHANRLIGEGLEKSFEQALADEAYAQGIVFDTDDHEEGVRAFLEDRDAEFEGR
- a CDS encoding universal stress protein: MYQDVLVPTDGSDGTREPLSHGLAVADRFDATVHALSVVPDGPFGADGEAAIETANRAVERVDTEAQQAGLETVTAVERGVPHEEILAYVADNDVDMIVMGTQGRTGLDRVLLGSVAERVLRLADVPVVTVRSTGDLRVEDATAAETIAREEASHEGYDDVDVRDEPHRTSASWIVPVEADGDSLHVHVDAVSGEARVAGSGGPD
- a CDS encoding potassium channel family protein encodes the protein MNFVIVGYGRVGSRTARIVLEEGHEVTVVDDDPDRVDRAKGDGFDAVYGDGADESVLVDAGVESADAIGAFTPDLNTNFTACMVGTHYGCRTVLRIDEDYREDIYKKYAADVDEIVYPERLGAAGAKTALLGGDFNVVSDLASNLQLTVLEVGENSPAVGKRMSELELPDSVRIYAHGRAREPLTIPLPGTELAAGDEVALIADADRVEAVRETLVSVDA
- a CDS encoding long-chain-fatty-acid--CoA ligase, giving the protein MANLVNNVASTVREFGSNAAIWYDGTEISYEELWAQTGAFAAGLRERGIDAGDRVAIYLPNVPQFVLAFHGTLRAGGVVVPMNPQYRSREISHLLGDSEATVVVTLADLVPVVEQVREETAVEHVVSVGGDAEGATPFEEFLAPGDPDVVEREPDDVAVQPYTSGTTGQPKGVQLTHENLSSNAKSAAELIPEGCRPDDKQIGVLPLFHIYGMTVVMNVALFNGAAYYPRPEWDVEDAVSLVEAEEITIFHGVPAMYNDIINQPDAESFDFSSVRMCGVGGSGIPAEVLRTFEELYEPKVYEGYGLTETSPVTHFNSPLSGRRVGSIGKTVPGVDSRVVDGSFEAVPPVEEGPVDEDEVDLDEITGEIVVAGPNVMTGYDGLPGANAEAFTEADGKRWFHTGDVGYHDEDGFFYVVDREKHMIVTGGYNVYPREVEELLFEHPGVADAAVAGIPDDRRGETVKAFIVPTPDAEVTEDEIQEYCLERLAAYKHPREVEFVDELPRTTTGKVQKFKLAGEGDD